A section of the Metabacillus endolithicus genome encodes:
- a CDS encoding spore coat protein: MPNNIEGRGLTDREMVQLCLELEKGRCRSLGSTMLETTHKELRDIYTQCFDNASKNHYELYQLMDEKGWYKTELATVDQIKNVQEYMQNNLHPDDQF; encoded by the coding sequence ATGCCTAACAATATAGAAGGACGAGGATTAACAGATCGTGAAATGGTACAACTTTGTTTGGAGCTAGAAAAAGGAAGATGTCGAAGCTTAGGAAGCACGATGTTGGAAACCACTCATAAGGAACTTCGGGACATCTATACTCAGTGCTTTGATAATGCTTCAAAAAATCATTATGAATTATATCAGTTAATGGATGAAAAAGGGTGGTATAAAACAGAACTTGCTACTGTAGATCAAATTAAGAATGTTCAGGAATATATGCAAAATAATTTACATCCTGATGATCAGTTTTAA
- a CDS encoding DUF2512 family protein, translated as MNHLKALAIKSVVSFLLLFVVLGLLFQYSLSVILGLTLILGLVSYILGDLMLLPRTSNFTATISDFAIAMLLTWFYLATITTYATNVFIASLITAIGVALFESVFHRYMRKNVLHEKESHVNIGNLRYTTEVSEEISPDYHKIKED; from the coding sequence GTGAACCATTTAAAAGCTCTGGCGATAAAATCTGTTGTTTCTTTTCTTTTACTTTTTGTTGTGCTTGGCTTGTTATTTCAATATTCCCTTTCAGTTATATTAGGACTTACTCTAATTTTAGGCTTAGTTTCTTATATACTTGGAGATTTAATGCTTTTACCAAGAACATCAAACTTTACTGCAACAATTTCTGATTTTGCCATTGCAATGTTACTTACATGGTTTTACCTAGCGACGATCACAACCTATGCCACGAATGTATTTATCGCATCACTTATCACAGCAATTGGTGTTGCGTTATTTGAGAGCGTCTTCCATCGATATATGAGAAAAAACGTTTTACACGAAAAAGAAAGCCATGTGAATATAGGAAATTTACGTTACACTACTGAAGTATCGGAAGAAATTTCTCCAGATTATCATAAAATAAAGGAAGATTAA
- a CDS encoding spore germination protein gives MPCFIKNLKIDSVSGGVINFGDSYSISPKSIDKAITGSGGGGVGDYQLVMNGQSITNGVDPEVLDQNLLGNN, from the coding sequence ATGCCGTGTTTTATTAAAAATTTAAAAATTGATAGTGTTAGTGGTGGAGTGATTAATTTTGGTGATTCATATAGCATTTCTCCCAAAAGCATCGACAAAGCCATAACAGGATCAGGTGGTGGGGGAGTTGGGGACTATCAATTAGTTATGAATGGTCAGAGCATAACAAATGGTGTTGATCCTGAAGTTTTAGATCAAAATTTACTTGGTAATAATTAA
- a CDS encoding YjcZ family sporulation protein — translation MGYGCNYGCGYGYAPVASAGVNPFVLIVVLFILLIIVGAAWC, via the coding sequence ATGGGCTATGGTTGTAATTACGGATGTGGATATGGATATGCTCCAGTTGCTTCAGCAGGAGTAAATCCTTTTGTGTTGATTGTTGTTTTATTTATTCTTCTTATCATTGTAGGAGCAGCTTGGTGCTAA
- a CDS encoding DUF3892 domain-containing protein: protein MDRFEEVFNQYKSKADQDEINAEISTDMKTNQEKIIAVRKNDDGDLIAFQTESGRQLDYMQALSEARDGRLAHVDVFHKYGRDILRSEPDGDKSNNLDSLPEF from the coding sequence ATGGATCGTTTTGAAGAAGTGTTTAATCAATACAAAAGTAAAGCAGATCAAGATGAAATTAATGCTGAAATATCAACTGATATGAAGACGAATCAAGAGAAAATCATTGCTGTAAGAAAAAACGATGATGGAGATTTAATCGCATTTCAAACAGAATCTGGTAGACAGTTAGACTATATGCAAGCACTTTCTGAGGCAAGAGATGGTAGGTTAGCACATGTTGATGTATTTCATAAATATGGGCGTGACATTCTTCGTAGTGAGCCGGATGGTGATAAAAGTAATAACTTAGATTCTTTACCGGAATTCTAA
- a CDS encoding histidine phosphatase family protein produces MEITLIRHGRSQLDGKKRITFREFSDWVIQYDSLGVVEESCFPNEALKKINEANLVITSDLKRSIDSASLLRKSVKTISSSLFREIELPVTTKSFSSIKLPADTWAVLFRILWFSGYSSNCESYNSAKERTEVATNKMIELTSIHNNVVLVGHGFFNRLIAKELQNKGWKRETKITSKHWGTTTFTNHL; encoded by the coding sequence ATGGAGATAACATTAATCAGGCATGGACGCTCTCAGTTAGATGGTAAAAAAAGGATTACATTCCGAGAATTTTCAGATTGGGTGATCCAGTATGATTCACTTGGTGTGGTTGAAGAATCCTGTTTTCCGAATGAAGCATTAAAAAAAATAAACGAAGCAAATCTTGTTATCACAAGTGATTTAAAAAGATCGATTGATTCAGCATCCCTTTTAAGAAAAAGTGTAAAAACAATATCTAGTAGTCTTTTTCGTGAAATAGAATTACCTGTAACAACTAAAAGTTTCTCAAGCATTAAATTACCTGCAGATACATGGGCTGTTTTGTTCAGAATTTTGTGGTTTAGTGGCTATTCTTCTAACTGCGAATCCTATAACAGTGCCAAGGAACGAACAGAAGTTGCAACCAATAAAATGATCGAACTTACATCTATACATAATAATGTTGTTTTAGTAGGACATGGCTTTTTTAATCGATTAATTGCGAAAGAGCTTCAAAACAAAGGCTGGAAAAGAGAAACAAAGATAACCTCTAAGCATTGGGGTACCACCACTTTTACAAATCATTTGTAA
- the fabZ gene encoding 3-hydroxyacyl-ACP dehydratase FabZ: MVDNNKIKEIIQHRYPFLLIDKVTEIEEGKSAVGMKNVTGNEPFFMGHFPEYPVMPGVLIVEALAQMSAVAMLTKEGNEGRLGLLAGIDNCRFKHQVKPGDQLKLEVEITRVKGSIGKGRGIASVDGKVACETELIFAFGK; encoded by the coding sequence ATGGTAGATAATAATAAAATAAAAGAGATCATACAACATCGTTATCCTTTTTTATTGATAGATAAAGTGACAGAGATTGAAGAAGGTAAGAGTGCCGTTGGAATGAAAAATGTTACAGGAAATGAACCATTTTTCATGGGGCATTTTCCTGAATATCCAGTAATGCCGGGTGTATTAATAGTAGAAGCATTAGCGCAAATGAGTGCGGTTGCCATGTTAACGAAAGAAGGAAACGAAGGCCGGTTGGGGCTATTAGCCGGAATTGATAACTGCCGGTTCAAACATCAAGTAAAACCAGGAGATCAATTGAAGCTGGAAGTGGAAATTACGCGTGTAAAAGGTTCGATTGGAAAAGGAAGAGGAATTGCATCAGTGGATGGGAAAGTCGCTTGTGAAACAGAATTAATTTTTGCATTTGGTAAGTAA
- a CDS encoding GNAT family N-acetyltransferase, whose amino-acid sequence MSHQFSDQLPSFEQFVSLHEASGLIKSKKGTYTREQLYQAAENSWYHISIYDQDQLIAFGRMISDGVYQALICDVMVDPSYQKQGLGKKIIEALLQKCKDSGIQSVQLFSAKGKQQFYKKLGFEERELDAPGMSLII is encoded by the coding sequence ATGAGCCATCAATTTTCCGATCAACTTCCTTCCTTTGAACAATTCGTTTCTTTGCATGAAGCGAGTGGATTAATAAAAAGTAAAAAAGGTACGTATACGAGGGAACAATTATATCAAGCAGCTGAGAATAGCTGGTATCACATATCCATTTATGACCAAGACCAACTAATTGCATTTGGAAGAATGATCTCTGATGGTGTTTATCAAGCATTAATTTGTGATGTTATGGTTGATCCTTCTTATCAAAAACAAGGTTTAGGTAAAAAAATAATTGAAGCACTTTTACAAAAATGTAAAGACTCTGGTATACAATCTGTTCAGCTTTTTTCTGCAAAAGGAAAGCAGCAGTTTTATAAAAAATTAGGATTTGAAGAAAGAGAGCTAGATGCTCCTGGAATGTCACTTATAATATAG
- a CDS encoding SDR family NAD(P)-dependent oxidoreductase, which produces MKCALVIGGSGMLTDVSILLAETGYLVYVVGRSTEKMNNLLKKSNDNKNLIPVFIDYSNEQSLNKKIDEIIQENNTIHLIVAWVHSYAEHAIQSIINGIPSTSESSRFVHVLGSRSNLDKIKTELTIPNHCFYSQVKLGYMMQDDEKRWLTHEEICNGIIKTINNKKNVHVVGMLS; this is translated from the coding sequence TTGAAGTGTGCTTTGGTTATAGGTGGTTCTGGAATGTTAACAGACGTTTCAATTCTATTAGCTGAAACTGGCTATCTTGTATATGTAGTCGGAAGAAGTACTGAGAAAATGAACAATTTATTAAAAAAATCAAATGACAACAAAAATCTTATACCTGTATTTATTGACTATTCAAATGAGCAAAGCTTGAATAAGAAAATAGATGAAATCATCCAAGAAAACAATACCATTCATTTAATTGTAGCTTGGGTTCATTCATATGCTGAGCATGCCATTCAATCAATTATAAACGGAATACCGAGTACATCTGAATCATCTAGATTTGTCCATGTACTTGGCAGTCGCTCGAACTTAGATAAAATAAAGACAGAACTGACAATTCCTAATCACTGTTTTTATAGTCAAGTGAAATTGGGGTATATGATGCAAGACGATGAAAAACGATGGTTGACACATGAAGAAATTTGCAACGGTATTATAAAAACAATCAATAATAAGAAAAACGTTCATGTTGTAGGAATGTTAAGTTAA
- a CDS encoding sugar phosphate isomerase/epimerase family protein produces MSHLSLTTWSLHRELGPLRWTYWDDVEKTHKTRIEQQPENTKLVGLPSILEKQGLKSLEVCHFHFQNTENEYLVEMRNAFKKSGITFHCLLLDYGDISSPDDERRKSDIKFIKKWIDIAEKVEAKSIRVIGGEANPSDTAALERSMDSFQQLIDYAEPKGVRVVTENFKSLTSTKENCEKLISSFNKKLGLTVDFGNFEQGVKFDSIQALVPFAESIHAKANYDHNGLIDKGEFEKSLQIVANSDYNGPITLVYDGPGNLWDGINEVKMIAEKYCD; encoded by the coding sequence ATGTCTCATTTATCTCTAACAACCTGGAGTCTTCATCGAGAGCTTGGTCCATTGCGCTGGACATACTGGGATGATGTGGAGAAAACACATAAAACACGTATAGAGCAACAACCGGAAAATACTAAATTAGTGGGATTACCATCTATATTGGAAAAACAGGGCCTTAAATCACTAGAAGTTTGCCATTTTCACTTTCAAAATACCGAAAATGAATACCTCGTAGAAATGAGAAATGCTTTTAAAAAATCAGGAATAACCTTTCATTGCTTATTATTGGATTATGGTGATATTAGTTCTCCAGATGATGAGCGAAGAAAATCAGACATAAAATTTATAAAAAAATGGATTGATATCGCTGAGAAGGTAGAAGCAAAAAGTATTCGGGTAATTGGTGGAGAAGCAAACCCGAGTGATACAGCAGCATTAGAACGGTCAATGGATAGTTTTCAACAATTAATTGATTACGCTGAGCCAAAAGGTGTTCGCGTTGTAACGGAAAATTTTAAATCGCTTACATCAACTAAAGAAAATTGTGAGAAACTCATTAGCTCATTCAATAAGAAATTAGGATTAACAGTCGATTTTGGAAACTTTGAACAAGGAGTTAAATTTGACTCGATTCAAGCTTTAGTTCCTTTTGCAGAATCTATACATGCAAAAGCGAATTATGATCATAATGGTTTAATAGATAAAGGAGAATTTGAAAAATCATTACAAATTGTAGCAAACAGTGATTACAATGGTCCGATTACGTTAGTTTATGATGGTCCAGGTAATTTATGGGATGGAATAAATGAAGTCAAGATGATAGCTGAAAAATATTGTGACTAA
- the gntK gene encoding gluconokinase, protein MAMGKYMMGVDIGTTSTKAVLFNEEGKAVSRFGVEYPLYTPTPATAEQDPEEIFQAVLTVMKNSLVEANVSGEQVRFVSFSSAMHSLIVVDGEGQPITKSITWADNRSAEYADKLKQEHNGHEIYLRTGTPIHPMSPLVKLFWLNTEHKEYFNQGNKFISIKEYVFYRLFGEYVIDYSIASATGMFNLEKLDWDDEALEIVGVKREQLSKPLSTTESIKGLDPEFAKFTGLPVDTPFIVGASDGVLSNLGVNAIEPGVVAVTIGTSGAIRAVTDRPVTDPKGRIFCYALTDKHWVIGGPVNNGGMIFRWVRDELANAEVETAKRLGKDPYDVLTEIAATVAPGSNGLIFHPYMAGERAPLWNANARGSFFGLGLHHKKEHMIRAVLEGIMMNLYSVLLALEELIGTPTRVQATGGFARSVFWRQMLADVFDQEVTIPESFESSCLGAIVLGKYGLGEIESLSEVEKMVGSLHSHQPNKEATAAYRELMPIFIRLPRLLEKEYNAISEYQNKF, encoded by the coding sequence ATTGCTATGGGTAAGTATATGATGGGCGTTGATATTGGTACAACAAGTACTAAAGCTGTACTTTTTAATGAAGAAGGAAAAGCTGTTAGTCGATTTGGTGTTGAGTATCCACTTTATACACCAACACCAGCAACAGCTGAACAAGATCCAGAAGAGATTTTTCAAGCAGTTCTTACAGTTATGAAAAACAGTTTGGTAGAAGCAAATGTTTCAGGTGAGCAAGTTCGCTTTGTATCCTTTAGTTCTGCCATGCATAGTTTAATTGTTGTTGATGGAGAAGGACAACCGATAACAAAGTCAATTACATGGGCTGATAACCGCAGTGCAGAATATGCTGATAAATTAAAACAAGAACATAATGGACATGAAATATACTTACGTACAGGTACACCGATTCACCCAATGTCACCCTTAGTTAAACTGTTTTGGTTAAATACTGAACATAAAGAGTATTTTAATCAAGGTAACAAATTCATTTCAATTAAAGAGTATGTTTTTTATCGATTATTTGGTGAATATGTGATAGATTATTCAATTGCTTCTGCAACCGGGATGTTTAACCTTGAAAAGCTGGATTGGGATGATGAAGCTCTTGAGATTGTTGGTGTAAAAAGAGAACAGTTATCAAAGCCATTAAGTACAACAGAAAGTATTAAAGGCTTAGATCCGGAATTTGCAAAATTCACAGGTTTACCTGTTGATACACCATTTATTGTGGGAGCAAGTGACGGGGTACTTTCCAATCTTGGAGTGAATGCCATTGAGCCTGGTGTTGTAGCAGTAACAATTGGAACAAGTGGGGCTATTCGTGCTGTAACAGATCGCCCTGTAACAGATCCAAAAGGAAGGATCTTCTGCTATGCGCTAACAGATAAGCACTGGGTAATTGGTGGACCTGTGAATAATGGTGGCATGATTTTTCGATGGGTGAGAGATGAATTAGCAAACGCAGAGGTTGAAACAGCTAAAAGGCTAGGAAAGGATCCTTATGATGTGTTAACTGAAATTGCGGCTACAGTTGCTCCTGGATCAAATGGATTAATTTTTCATCCGTATATGGCAGGAGAGCGAGCTCCTCTTTGGAATGCAAATGCACGTGGTTCATTCTTTGGTTTAGGCTTGCATCATAAAAAAGAACATATGATTCGTGCAGTCCTAGAAGGTATTATGATGAATTTATACAGTGTTCTGCTTGCTCTTGAGGAATTAATCGGAACTCCGACTCGTGTACAAGCAACAGGAGGGTTTGCTCGGTCAGTGTTTTGGCGACAAATGCTAGCTGATGTTTTTGACCAAGAAGTTACAATTCCAGAAAGTTTTGAGAGCTCATGTTTAGGTGCAATTGTGTTAGGAAAATATGGACTTGGAGAAATTGAGTCCTTAAGTGAAGTGGAAAAGATGGTGGGATCACTTCATTCACATCAGCCGAATAAAGAAGCAACGGCTGCTTATCGCGAACTCATGCCAATCTTCATTCGCTTACCGAGATTACTTGAAAAGGAATATAACGCAATTAGTGAGTATCAAAATAAATTTTAA
- a CDS encoding GntP family permease has translation MSDQMLILVALAGIFLLLFLVIRTKLHAFVALLLVSLIVGILAGMPLNEVVTSMQNGMGGTLGFVAVVVGLGAMFGQMLEVSGGAERLAQTLVKKFGEDKSQWALGVTGFLVAIPVFFDVGFIILVPIVYGLAKKTGKSLLYYGIPLLAGLAVTHSFIPPTPGPIAVADLIGADLGWVILFGTIAGIPAMIIAGPLFAKYISKKLHVVVPDYMNLEEIEYDKELPSFKLIASLIMIPLVLILLNTVSGVLLEEGNIVRSILTFLGHPFVALTIATILTFVFLGTKRGYSRQEVQDIATKALEPAGIIILVTGAGGVFKQILIDSGVGQVLGDMMAGSALPPILLAFLIAAAVRVAQGSATVSMVTAAGLMAPLIEILGLQGPVLGLLVIAIASGATVLSHVNDSGFWLVGRYFGISVKDTLKSWTVMETLIGLVGVTVALILGVFIG, from the coding sequence ATGTCAGATCAAATGTTAATTTTAGTGGCATTAGCCGGAATTTTTCTTTTGTTATTTTTAGTTATTCGTACCAAATTACACGCATTCGTTGCGTTATTATTAGTCAGTTTAATTGTAGGTATTTTAGCAGGAATGCCTTTAAATGAAGTTGTGACCTCAATGCAAAACGGTATGGGTGGAACCCTTGGATTCGTAGCAGTTGTTGTTGGTTTAGGTGCAATGTTTGGTCAAATGCTTGAAGTTTCAGGTGGTGCTGAGCGTTTAGCACAAACGCTTGTTAAAAAATTTGGTGAAGATAAATCACAGTGGGCGTTAGGTGTAACAGGTTTCCTTGTAGCGATCCCGGTATTCTTTGATGTTGGATTTATCATCTTAGTACCAATCGTTTATGGTTTAGCAAAGAAAACAGGAAAATCATTATTATACTATGGTATTCCATTGTTAGCAGGATTAGCTGTAACACATAGCTTTATTCCTCCAACACCAGGTCCTATTGCTGTTGCTGACTTAATCGGTGCTGATCTAGGTTGGGTTATCTTATTCGGTACAATTGCAGGTATTCCTGCGATGATCATTGCTGGACCACTTTTCGCAAAATATATTTCGAAAAAATTACATGTTGTTGTTCCAGATTATATGAACTTAGAAGAAATTGAGTATGACAAAGAGTTACCTAGCTTTAAATTAATTGCTTCATTAATTATGATTCCACTAGTTTTGATTTTACTGAATACGGTTTCAGGAGTATTATTAGAAGAAGGAAATATTGTACGTTCGATTCTTACATTCCTGGGACATCCTTTCGTAGCATTAACAATTGCAACGATCTTAACTTTTGTCTTCTTAGGAACAAAACGTGGATATTCTCGTCAAGAAGTACAAGATATTGCGACAAAGGCATTAGAACCAGCGGGTATTATCATTTTAGTAACAGGTGCTGGTGGGGTATTTAAGCAAATCTTAATTGATTCCGGTGTAGGTCAAGTTCTTGGTGATATGATGGCAGGATCTGCTCTACCACCAATTTTGTTAGCGTTTTTAATTGCAGCAGCAGTTCGTGTTGCACAAGGTTCTGCAACCGTTTCAATGGTTACTGCAGCAGGATTAATGGCTCCACTTATCGAAATCTTAGGATTACAAGGACCTGTACTTGGATTACTTGTTATCGCGATTGCATCTGGTGCAACTGTACTATCACATGTAAACGATTCAGGTTTCTGGTTAGTAGGACGTTATTTTGGTATTAGCGTAAAAGACACATTAAAATCTTGGACGGTAATGGAAACATTAATTGGTTTAGTGGGTGTAACAGTAGCGTTAATTTTAGGAGTATTTATTGGATAA
- the gnd gene encoding phosphogluconate dehydrogenase (NAD(+)-dependent, decarboxylating) translates to MQIGMIGLGKMGYQLSLNLVDKEYDVVAFDVNEESMKKISSMGVQTANSIQELVSKLSKPRTVWMMVPAGEATQSVFEQLLPYLEEGDRIIDGGNAHYKDSLRRNEECETNGIYFFDCGTSGGVDGARNGACTMIGGNEEVFKEIEPVFKDITVENGYLYSGKAGSGHFLKMVHNGIEYGMMQAIAEGFDLLEKSPFDYDYEKVARVWNNGSVIRSWLMELTENAFSKDEKLEGIKGIMHSSGEGKWTVETALDLQTAAPVITMALMMRYRSLEDDTFTGKVVAALRNEFGGHAVEKK, encoded by the coding sequence ATGCAAATAGGAATGATAGGCTTAGGAAAGATGGGATATCAGTTATCTCTTAATTTAGTAGATAAAGAGTATGATGTTGTAGCCTTTGATGTTAATGAAGAATCTATGAAAAAAATTTCCTCAATGGGAGTACAAACAGCAAATTCAATTCAAGAGTTGGTTAGTAAACTATCAAAACCAAGAACCGTTTGGATGATGGTCCCAGCTGGAGAGGCAACACAATCTGTTTTTGAACAATTGCTTCCATATTTAGAAGAGGGAGATCGAATTATAGATGGTGGTAATGCCCACTACAAAGATTCATTAAGAAGAAATGAAGAGTGTGAAACGAACGGAATTTATTTCTTTGATTGTGGAACAAGTGGTGGTGTAGATGGTGCTCGTAATGGAGCTTGCACAATGATAGGTGGAAATGAAGAGGTTTTTAAAGAAATTGAACCGGTTTTCAAAGACATAACAGTTGAGAACGGTTACCTTTATTCTGGAAAAGCAGGTAGTGGTCATTTTCTGAAAATGGTTCATAACGGAATAGAATACGGGATGATGCAAGCGATTGCGGAAGGATTTGATCTTCTTGAGAAAAGTCCATTTGACTATGATTACGAAAAAGTCGCAAGAGTTTGGAACAATGGATCTGTTATCCGTTCTTGGTTAATGGAGTTAACGGAAAATGCATTTTCTAAAGATGAAAAGCTCGAAGGAATTAAAGGAATCATGCATTCATCTGGTGAAGGAAAGTGGACGGTTGAAACGGCACTTGATCTTCAAACTGCTGCACCTGTTATTACGATGGCATTGATGATGAGATATCGTTCGCTTGAAGATGATACGTTTACAGGTAAAGTTGTCGCAGCACTTCGTAACGAATTTGGCGGACATGCTGTAGAGAAAAAATAA
- a CDS encoding MurR/RpiR family transcriptional regulator, protein MKKTQEPCLVTIRKLYPKFSVTERKIADYILKNPNKIIHSSINQLAEDLEVADSTVFRFCKRLGYKGYQAMKIALASEVVSPIQDIHEKVTEGDTVDTVASKVFRSNIKTIEDSLSVLNEEHLQAAVDCMISANSIEFFGSGGSSIIALDAYHKLVRTGLKVHSVIDTHFQLMAASQMTEKDCAVFISHSGSSKDILHILNVVKSTGAKMIAITNYAKSPLSAAVDIPLYTVSEETEYRSEALSSRIAQLTLIDVLYVNILLKRGNEGKEALKKMREAILVKRI, encoded by the coding sequence ATGAAAAAAACTCAGGAGCCTTGTTTGGTCACGATTCGCAAGCTCTATCCAAAGTTCAGTGTTACAGAAAGAAAGATTGCCGATTATATTTTAAAAAACCCAAATAAAATTATTCATTCTTCCATTAATCAATTAGCAGAAGATTTAGAGGTTGCCGATTCAACTGTTTTCCGTTTTTGTAAACGACTTGGGTATAAAGGGTATCAAGCAATGAAAATTGCCCTTGCATCCGAAGTTGTCTCGCCTATTCAGGATATTCATGAAAAAGTTACGGAGGGTGACACGGTTGATACAGTGGCTTCAAAAGTATTTCGATCAAATATAAAGACGATTGAAGATTCATTATCTGTGTTAAATGAGGAACATTTACAAGCAGCTGTTGATTGCATGATTAGTGCAAATTCGATTGAATTTTTTGGGAGCGGCGGTTCAAGCATTATCGCCCTTGATGCCTATCACAAACTGGTGCGAACAGGCTTAAAGGTTCACTCTGTTATTGATACACACTTCCAGCTAATGGCAGCATCGCAAATGACGGAAAAAGACTGCGCCGTTTTTATTTCTCATTCAGGTTCTTCGAAAGATATTCTTCATATCTTGAATGTAGTAAAATCCACGGGAGCGAAAATGATCGCAATTACCAATTATGCGAAGTCTCCGTTAAGTGCAGCCGTTGATATTCCTCTCTATACAGTGTCTGAGGAAACCGAATATCGATCAGAAGCTTTATCATCTCGAATCGCACAACTAACGCTAATTGATGTTCTTTATGTGAATATTTTATTAAAACGTGGCAATGAAGGAAAAGAAGCATTAAAGAAAATGCGTGAGGCTATTCTTGTGAAGAGGATTTAA